Proteins co-encoded in one Gracilimonas sp. genomic window:
- a CDS encoding ABC transporter permease, with product MEECRRKSIGIHIPYFMQQIIKSVSIALQNIKSNPLHTFLSTLGIIIGVASLVAILALGDGLEQTGREQIETTTSVQMMSVTPRTVDLVNDVRVPRDTVYEFGIAEARAIEEMVSEWGYTELLAQSSRLATLQDSSLAIYIQATLENIPHFTESEINGRYFNSADVENAARKAVLTAPLAQKWSPDSELMIGETITFEGTTFEIIGIWKKSRGAPRR from the coding sequence ATGGAAGAATGCCGGCGTAAATCCATCGGAATCCACATCCCATACTTTATGCAGCAGATTATAAAATCGGTTTCCATTGCCCTTCAGAATATCAAATCCAATCCCTTACACACCTTTTTATCAACGCTTGGAATCATTATTGGGGTGGCTTCTTTAGTAGCCATACTTGCCCTTGGTGACGGATTGGAGCAAACGGGCCGGGAGCAAATCGAGACCACAACCTCAGTACAAATGATGTCGGTAACTCCCAGAACAGTAGATCTTGTAAATGATGTGAGGGTTCCCAGAGATACCGTTTATGAATTTGGAATTGCAGAGGCCCGAGCGATTGAAGAAATGGTAAGTGAATGGGGATACACCGAACTGCTTGCTCAAAGCTCCCGCCTGGCTACGCTACAGGATTCTTCGTTGGCAATTTATATTCAGGCCACCTTAGAAAACATTCCTCATTTCACTGAATCTGAAATCAATGGGAGATATTTTAACAGCGCGGATGTAGAGAATGCCGCCCGGAAAGCCGTTCTGACAGCTCCACTGGCGCAAAAATGGTCACCGGATAGCGAACTTATGATTGGAGAAACCATCACCTTTGAGGGAACAACCTTTGAAATCATTGGGATTTGGAAGAAGAGTCGAGGGGCGCCCAGGCGATGA
- a CDS encoding FtsX-like permease family protein — protein sequence MSTYRHVVKGSNPANLVFKSRKVEDLPKMRSEVEAWLDQNYTEGTEAFSVFTYEGRVEQLSQGILVFKLVMGAITGISVLVGGIGIMNVLLISVTERTTEIGIRKAAGARKKDIVMQFISESVTISIEGCIIGWVVGVLGVFGLVELINRFTDFGFQAALSIGTVGVVLIVAIIVGMVFGTYPAWKAANLTPVDAIRHE from the coding sequence ATGAGTACATACCGGCATGTGGTGAAAGGGAGCAACCCGGCCAACCTGGTATTCAAAAGCCGGAAAGTGGAAGACCTCCCCAAGATGAGATCGGAAGTAGAAGCCTGGCTGGATCAAAACTATACAGAAGGTACAGAGGCCTTTTCGGTATTTACGTATGAGGGGAGGGTGGAGCAGTTAAGCCAGGGCATTCTGGTTTTTAAACTGGTGATGGGAGCGATTACCGGTATTTCCGTATTGGTCGGCGGGATTGGAATTATGAACGTACTGCTGATTTCGGTGACCGAAAGAACCACGGAAATCGGAATCCGAAAAGCCGCGGGAGCCCGAAAGAAAGATATTGTGATGCAGTTTATTTCGGAGTCAGTGACCATTTCCATCGAGGGGTGCATCATCGGATGGGTGGTAGGAGTTCTCGGAGTATTCGGGCTGGTCGAACTGATAAACCGATTTACCGACTTCGGATTTCAGGCAGCGTTAAGTATAGGTACGGTTGGCGTAGTTTTAATTGTAGCCATAATAGTGGGGATGGTTTTTGGAACTTATCCTGCCTGGAAAGCAGCTAATTTGACCCCGGTGGATGCCATCCGGCATGAATAA
- a CDS encoding GNAT family N-acetyltransferase: MQIKHDTAETKGSFYIEREGKRVAEMTYSKAGPERIIIDHTEVADETRGEGLGKKLVYKAVEFARENNLKILPLCPFARSVFSKNPEIRDVT; this comes from the coding sequence ATGCAAATAAAACACGATACCGCTGAAACCAAAGGCTCCTTTTACATAGAGCGCGAAGGCAAACGAGTTGCCGAAATGACTTACTCCAAAGCCGGACCTGAACGTATTATCATTGATCATACCGAGGTAGCCGATGAAACCCGGGGTGAAGGTTTAGGAAAGAAACTGGTTTATAAAGCTGTGGAATTTGCCCGGGAAAATAACCTAAAGATATTACCGCTGTGTCCTTTTGCACGCTCTGTTTTTAGCAAAAATCCGGAAATCAGGGATGTGACTTGA
- a CDS encoding Arc family DNA-binding protein produces the protein MPTNITIKGIPDDVYESIRKKAELNHRSINSEVIVNLKKAVQSTPVDSRHIIEQAKKLREKAKGSLSLKEVQLAIEEGRP, from the coding sequence ATGCCTACAAATATTACCATTAAAGGGATTCCGGATGATGTGTACGAAAGCATCAGGAAGAAAGCGGAGTTAAATCATCGCAGCATTAACAGTGAAGTAATAGTAAACCTGAAAAAAGCAGTTCAAAGTACGCCGGTTGATTCCCGCCACATTATTGAACAAGCAAAAAAACTCAGAGAAAAAGCCAAAGGTTCTTTGTCTTTGAAAGAGGTACAGCTTGCCATTGAAGAAGGCCGCCCGTGA
- a CDS encoding type II toxin-antitoxin system VapC family toxin: MIVADTNVIASLWLPNGMVEIADQVMEKDPEWIAPVLWKPEFRNVLALYFRKEIFDLPTILQIMEQAEALMTSNEFQVNSTQVLSFVKDSTCSAYDCEFIALADDAGVPLLTFNQKVLTEFPSLAIHPESFV, translated from the coding sequence GTGATAGTAGCTGATACCAATGTAATAGCCAGTTTGTGGTTGCCTAATGGGATGGTAGAAATAGCAGATCAGGTGATGGAAAAGGATCCGGAATGGATTGCACCCGTTCTGTGGAAACCGGAATTCCGGAATGTTCTGGCTCTGTATTTCAGAAAAGAAATCTTTGATCTCCCAACCATTCTGCAAATCATGGAGCAGGCTGAAGCCTTAATGACATCGAATGAATTTCAGGTAAACTCAACACAGGTACTCAGTTTTGTAAAAGATTCCACCTGCTCAGCTTATGATTGTGAATTCATTGCACTGGCAGACGATGCAGGAGTGCCACTGCTAACATTTAACCAGAAGGTATTAACCGAATTCCCATCTTTAGCTATACACCCCGAAAGTTTTGTCTGA
- a CDS encoding 1,4-dihydroxy-2-naphthoyl-CoA synthase gives MNWQTVKEYEDITYKKLNGVARIAFNRPEIRNAFRPKTVFELYEALSDAKEDNDVGVVLLSGEGPSPKDGKWAFCSGGDQNVRSKTGYKADDGIARLNILEVQRLIRFMPKVVIAVVPGWAVGGGHSLHVVCDLTLASKEHAIFKQTDADVASFDGGFGSALLARQVGQKRAREIFFLGANYSAQEAFEMGMVNRVVPHDDLEETAYEWAQEILAKSPTAIKMIKFAFNAIDDGMVGQQVFAGEATRLAYMTDEAEEGRNAFLEKRKPNWDKFDRSPS, from the coding sequence ATGAACTGGCAAACCGTCAAAGAATACGAAGACATCACCTATAAGAAATTGAATGGCGTGGCGAGAATCGCATTTAACCGGCCGGAAATCCGGAATGCATTTCGTCCTAAAACGGTGTTTGAGCTGTACGAGGCTTTAAGTGATGCCAAAGAGGATAATGACGTCGGCGTGGTGCTGCTGAGCGGTGAAGGCCCTTCTCCCAAAGACGGCAAATGGGCATTCTGTTCAGGAGGAGATCAAAATGTGCGTTCCAAAACCGGCTACAAAGCCGATGACGGCATTGCACGACTCAATATCCTGGAAGTACAGCGACTCATCCGGTTCATGCCCAAAGTAGTGATTGCCGTGGTTCCCGGCTGGGCCGTGGGTGGCGGACACAGCCTGCATGTAGTTTGCGACCTTACCCTGGCCAGTAAAGAGCACGCCATCTTCAAACAAACGGATGCCGATGTTGCCAGCTTTGACGGCGGATTCGGTTCTGCCCTGCTTGCCCGACAGGTTGGACAAAAACGTGCCCGGGAAATTTTCTTCCTCGGTGCCAACTATTCTGCTCAGGAAGCTTTTGAAATGGGAATGGTGAATCGCGTAGTTCCACATGATGACCTTGAAGAAACGGCTTATGAATGGGCTCAGGAAATACTGGCGAAAAGTCCGACGGCTATCAAAATGATCAAGTTTGCCTTTAATGCGATTGATGACGGTATGGTGGGACAGCAGGTATTTGCCGGAGAAGCCACTCGCCTTGCTTATATGACCGACGAAGCCGAAGAAGGTCGCAATGCCTTCCTGGAGAAACGGAAGCCCAACTGGGACAAATTTGACCGTTCACCTTCATAA
- a CDS encoding T9SS type A sorting domain-containing protein, which yields MLEFTSIMRKMTYLVLVLSLWPFISQGQTPKRIHDLKSLTDSSGTVHLFYRIYSEYEGTEYFTDNIYQYNTETGEKELFLEDYFDDRYGFELKVTIPDYQFFEGNLEKYLYIQEECSNECERYLNRFDSLRVVGGYFMWVEDLLVPNSENEVIYAKVSAQNLKSFDGGLTWPTRRQIEFSEVPDSVKIDIPAFAFNPYRKNLLFGHNFRSGGDDNFFYRSVDNGESSEIVSDTLFPIGEMSFDLDSTTVFMLDVINAPRQENPFTPNTCPDESCAIGLYKSNGLGEIGTWELVNVFSESVKIISSDVNIGEIYAWDNHSIRHSSNYGNDFNILYNNDEVVITGLDINNGELFFSTNSTIYKLEENQPIPIYSIPTSIEDPKSLLPSKIKLNQNYPNPFNPSTVIRFRLSQSTQVSLKIYDVLGNLVQTLVSEEALPAGEHHHTWNAGSNISSGVYFYRLVTGQEVLTKKMILIK from the coding sequence ATGCTTGAATTTACTTCTATTATGAGAAAAATGACTTATTTAGTTCTGGTATTATCATTATGGCCTTTTATATCACAAGGACAAACTCCCAAGCGAATACATGATTTAAAAAGCCTTACTGACAGTTCGGGTACTGTTCATTTATTCTACAGAATTTATAGTGAATATGAGGGCACAGAGTACTTCACTGATAATATCTACCAATACAACACAGAAACCGGAGAGAAAGAGCTTTTCTTGGAGGATTATTTCGATGATCGGTATGGCTTCGAATTGAAAGTTACAATTCCAGATTATCAATTTTTTGAGGGTAATTTAGAAAAGTATTTATACATACAAGAAGAATGTTCAAACGAATGTGAAAGATATTTGAACCGATTTGACTCCTTAAGAGTAGTTGGAGGTTATTTTATGTGGGTTGAAGATCTTTTGGTACCTAATTCAGAAAATGAAGTTATCTATGCAAAAGTAAGTGCTCAAAACTTGAAAAGTTTTGACGGTGGACTGACTTGGCCTACCAGACGGCAAATTGAATTTTCTGAGGTACCAGACTCTGTCAAAATTGATATCCCAGCCTTTGCATTCAATCCATATCGAAAGAATTTATTATTTGGTCATAATTTTAGATCTGGAGGTGATGATAATTTTTTTTACCGATCCGTAGATAATGGAGAAAGTAGTGAGATTGTAAGTGATACATTATTTCCAATAGGAGAGATGAGTTTTGATTTAGATTCAACAACCGTTTTTATGTTGGATGTAATAAATGCACCAAGACAGGAAAATCCTTTTACTCCGAATACTTGCCCTGATGAATCTTGTGCTATCGGGTTGTATAAAAGCAATGGGCTTGGGGAGATTGGGACATGGGAGTTAGTGAATGTATTTAGCGAGTCTGTTAAAATTATCAGTAGCGATGTAAACATTGGAGAAATATATGCTTGGGATAATCATTCAATACGTCACTCGTCTAATTATGGGAATGACTTTAATATTCTATATAATAATGATGAAGTAGTCATTACGGGCTTAGATATAAACAATGGTGAACTTTTCTTTTCAACAAATTCAACGATCTATAAGCTTGAAGAAAACCAACCTATACCTATTTATTCAATTCCAACTAGTATCGAAGACCCCAAATCACTTCTGCCTAGTAAGATCAAATTAAATCAGAATTACCCGAATCCCTTCAATCCTTCGACAGTTATAAGATTTAGATTATCCCAATCTACTCAGGTATCATTAAAAATATATGATGTGTTGGGTAACTTGGTTCAAACGCTGGTTTCTGAGGAAGCACTTCCTGCAGGAGAACACCATCATACATGGAATGCAGGTTCTAATATTAGCAGCGGGGTATATTTTTATCGTTTGGTTACAGGGCAGGAAGTCCTGACCAAAAAGATGATTCTCATAAAATAA
- the menH gene encoding 2-succinyl-6-hydroxy-2,4-cyclohexadiene-1-carboxylate synthase has translation MNIRVRGISYHIDIQQELATLPNLVLLHGFMGSGRQFDHLIPELKKFCNPITIDLLGHGNTEGAELHYRFSTKEQVADLTKLISEQLQIPLFLYGYSMGGRLALQLALHRPDLYKGLILESSTFGIEGETEQQARQSLDARRSDAITGNFGGFLEDWAKMPLFNSANPAPELIDKMNEIQQNQNPFWLANSLQGFGTGTMPCVRNRLGEIPIPVQLLVGEKDSKFLHINRQMEKELREPELAVVKDAGHRVHLDQPEQLIAQLKNFIQNHR, from the coding sequence ATGAATATTCGAGTAAGAGGCATCTCTTATCACATTGATATTCAACAGGAACTTGCAACACTGCCTAACCTTGTACTCCTTCACGGTTTTATGGGAAGCGGAAGGCAGTTTGATCACCTGATTCCTGAACTCAAGAAATTCTGCAATCCCATTACCATCGACCTGCTGGGACACGGAAATACCGAAGGCGCTGAACTCCATTACCGCTTTTCCACCAAAGAACAGGTCGCCGATCTCACCAAACTCATCAGTGAGCAGTTACAGATTCCCCTTTTTCTGTACGGGTATAGCATGGGCGGGCGGTTAGCCCTTCAGCTTGCTCTCCACCGCCCCGATTTGTATAAAGGATTGATTCTCGAAAGCAGCACCTTTGGCATTGAGGGAGAAACCGAACAACAAGCCCGGCAGTCGCTGGATGCCCGCCGCTCAGATGCCATAACCGGAAATTTTGGAGGTTTTCTGGAAGACTGGGCAAAGATGCCGCTGTTTAATTCAGCAAATCCGGCTCCTGAACTTATTGATAAGATGAATGAGATTCAACAAAACCAAAACCCGTTTTGGCTGGCCAACAGCTTGCAGGGGTTCGGAACCGGCACCATGCCGTGTGTAAGAAACCGGCTGGGTGAAATTCCTATTCCCGTACAGTTATTGGTTGGGGAAAAAGATTCCAAGTTTCTGCACATCAACCGGCAGATGGAAAAAGAGCTCCGTGAACCGGAATTAGCGGTTGTGAAAGACGCCGGTCACCGCGTACATTTGGATCAGCCTGAACAGCTGATAGCTCAACTTAAAAATTTCATTCAAAACCATCGTTAG
- the menD gene encoding 2-succinyl-5-enolpyruvyl-6-hydroxy-3-cyclohexene-1-carboxylic-acid synthase, whose amino-acid sequence MQENEPQNAAFYWSTTFVRSLFEEGIEHVVISPGSRSTALTLAFAAHSGFKKHVAIDERSAAFTALGIGKYTGNPAVLVCTSGTAAANYYPAVIEAAQSGIPMIILSADRPPHYRELGASQTIDQLKLFGNYPVFFHEIGEPDTHQRSRNRLKLAASQAVQQSVQKEGVAHLNFPFTKPFEPDRKYLRQVEFENEKQSRRPSPKYSREDGAIEMGETFWSDLISAERPLIVVGPTNKSDQLQFITPLARALDAPILAEPGSQVPTSRHTIQGFDGFLKNETNREELNADLILRFGAQPVSKAVNQFLDKHSEAMQISFMGPNRWVDGSLSSDKQVTLKGPLKIPEVTGAADKEWMKKWRKIEKDFKTYREQQLHPSAPITDGYVFSKVMENIPKKAFTMLSNSFPVRDMSLFGEFDGKDIYVNRGAAGIDGITSTALGISLASEKPGVLFVGDIAFLHDTNGLLMAKKIKHPLVIVLLNNGGGTIFRMLPVHQIKSKYTPYFETPQTAKVAALCRAHNIDHTLVSRPEQIIATFERLIQRNGVHVMECMTGADESMEQRHALWNFDIKKDA is encoded by the coding sequence ATGCAAGAAAATGAACCGCAAAATGCTGCCTTCTACTGGAGCACTACATTCGTACGCTCCCTGTTTGAAGAAGGCATTGAACACGTTGTAATCTCACCGGGCTCCCGCTCCACGGCTTTAACCCTTGCTTTTGCTGCTCACTCCGGATTCAAAAAGCATGTAGCTATTGATGAGCGTTCTGCCGCTTTCACCGCCCTTGGCATTGGTAAATACACCGGAAATCCGGCCGTTTTAGTTTGTACATCCGGTACAGCGGCCGCCAATTACTACCCGGCTGTAATTGAAGCTGCTCAGTCCGGTATTCCTATGATTATTCTGAGTGCCGACCGCCCCCCTCATTATCGCGAATTGGGAGCCTCCCAAACCATCGATCAGTTAAAGCTGTTTGGCAACTATCCCGTCTTTTTTCATGAGATTGGAGAACCGGATACTCATCAACGAAGCAGAAATCGCCTGAAGCTGGCTGCATCACAGGCCGTTCAGCAATCGGTACAAAAAGAAGGGGTTGCCCATTTAAACTTCCCGTTTACAAAACCTTTTGAGCCGGACCGGAAATACCTTCGGCAGGTTGAATTTGAGAATGAAAAGCAATCGCGCAGGCCGTCACCAAAATACAGCCGGGAAGATGGTGCAATCGAAATGGGAGAAACTTTTTGGTCGGATCTTATTTCTGCCGAACGCCCGCTGATTGTGGTTGGCCCTACCAATAAATCGGATCAGTTACAGTTTATCACTCCGCTTGCACGCGCCCTCGATGCCCCCATTTTAGCAGAACCCGGTTCACAAGTTCCCACTTCCAGGCATACCATTCAGGGGTTTGATGGATTCCTCAAAAATGAAACCAACCGGGAAGAGTTAAACGCCGATTTAATCCTTCGTTTTGGAGCTCAACCCGTCAGCAAGGCAGTCAACCAGTTTCTGGATAAACACTCTGAAGCGATGCAAATCAGCTTTATGGGGCCCAACCGATGGGTAGATGGAAGCTTATCCTCCGATAAACAGGTTACGCTCAAAGGACCGCTGAAGATTCCGGAAGTAACCGGTGCTGCTGACAAAGAATGGATGAAAAAGTGGCGCAAAATTGAAAAGGATTTCAAAACATATCGGGAGCAGCAACTTCACCCTTCTGCCCCCATCACGGATGGCTATGTGTTTTCCAAAGTGATGGAAAATATCCCAAAGAAGGCCTTCACCATGCTTTCCAATTCTTTCCCGGTCCGGGATATGTCTTTATTTGGGGAATTTGACGGGAAGGATATATATGTAAACCGGGGAGCTGCCGGTATTGATGGGATCACTTCCACGGCATTAGGAATAAGCTTGGCTTCTGAGAAACCGGGCGTTCTGTTTGTAGGTGATATTGCCTTCTTGCATGACACCAATGGCTTATTGATGGCTAAAAAAATCAAACATCCGCTCGTTATCGTTTTACTGAATAACGGCGGGGGTACCATATTCCGGATGCTTCCGGTTCATCAGATTAAGAGCAAGTACACCCCCTATTTTGAAACTCCCCAAACCGCGAAAGTTGCCGCATTGTGCCGGGCCCATAACATAGATCATACCCTCGTTTCGAGACCGGAGCAAATTATTGCTACCTTTGAGCGGCTGATTCAACGAAATGGCGTTCATGTCATGGAATGCATGACCGGAGCCGATGAGTCGATGGAACAGCGACACGCACTTTGGAATTTCGATATTAAAAAAGACGCATGA
- a CDS encoding isochorismate synthase, which translates to MDSQNPALQDVKECFRQQVSKLDLFEAIDFISENRKQYQYLSFSIQIPSVDALAVLEQYPDKDTFQYYWEKPSAEFSIAAAGSLARIQTTGQQRFRNASDRGKELLNTVHHITNLKHHLASVHLLGGFSFFDHNIGKQWREFGAGSFSLPEWVLVREGKFTVLTVTKKIESTASETDIYNSFVDTFDSLDRICDAGTYHIESKKSFTSEINTPDTDSDDYRKWVDSVENATDLIKSGEFKKIVLARELNVKLKEPVSDTRLLNHLRNQYPDCYSFLISQNGESSFIGSTPERLASFHDREVLTEGLAGSISRGKTASEDAVLEYELLHSQKDLSEHAFVLDAIEENLQRFSDVFEHPITPGVKKLSNVQHLYTPVHARIKEGVSRTEVLSRLHPTPAVGGYPRETAMPYISKLEHFDRGWYAAPVGWINANGEGEFVVAIRSGLIKSNEVRFFAGCGIVEDSNPQKEWDETNLKFIPMLTALEHARK; encoded by the coding sequence ATGGATTCACAGAATCCAGCCTTACAAGATGTGAAAGAATGCTTCAGGCAACAGGTGTCAAAGCTTGACCTCTTCGAGGCTATAGATTTTATTTCTGAAAACCGGAAGCAATATCAATATCTGTCCTTTTCAATTCAGATTCCTTCCGTAGATGCGCTCGCCGTTTTGGAGCAATATCCTGATAAAGATACTTTTCAATATTATTGGGAAAAGCCTTCGGCAGAGTTTTCTATTGCCGCAGCCGGTTCTTTGGCCCGTATTCAAACCACCGGTCAGCAGCGGTTCAGGAATGCTTCCGATCGGGGAAAAGAACTGCTGAATACCGTTCATCACATTACCAACCTTAAGCATCATTTGGCTTCCGTTCACCTGTTGGGTGGTTTTTCATTTTTTGATCACAACATCGGGAAACAATGGCGAGAATTTGGAGCGGGTTCATTCAGTTTACCCGAATGGGTGCTGGTACGTGAAGGAAAATTCACTGTATTAACCGTAACCAAGAAAATTGAATCGACCGCTTCGGAGACCGATATCTATAACTCGTTTGTCGATACTTTTGACAGTCTTGACCGGATTTGTGACGCCGGCACCTACCATATCGAGTCGAAAAAATCTTTTACCTCTGAAATTAACACTCCTGATACCGATTCAGACGATTACCGCAAATGGGTGGATTCTGTTGAGAACGCCACCGACCTGATTAAATCCGGGGAGTTTAAGAAAATTGTGCTCGCACGCGAGCTGAACGTTAAGCTAAAAGAACCGGTATCCGACACCCGCTTGCTCAATCACCTGCGAAATCAGTATCCGGACTGCTACTCCTTTTTAATCAGTCAGAATGGGGAGTCCAGCTTTATAGGCAGCACCCCGGAACGACTGGCTTCCTTTCACGACCGTGAAGTACTCACCGAGGGACTTGCAGGTAGTATTTCACGGGGCAAAACTGCTTCTGAAGATGCGGTACTTGAATACGAGCTTCTGCACAGCCAAAAAGACCTCAGCGAACATGCTTTTGTACTGGACGCTATTGAAGAGAACCTGCAGCGCTTTTCGGATGTCTTCGAACACCCGATAACTCCGGGAGTGAAAAAGCTTTCCAATGTACAGCACCTTTACACGCCGGTTCATGCCCGCATTAAAGAAGGCGTTTCAAGAACGGAAGTTCTTTCCCGCCTCCATCCCACACCGGCTGTTGGCGGGTACCCTCGGGAAACAGCGATGCCATACATCAGCAAGCTCGAACATTTTGACCGAGGATGGTACGCCGCTCCGGTTGGCTGGATTAATGCAAACGGCGAGGGAGAGTTTGTGGTGGCAATCCGCAGCGGATTAATTAAATCTAATGAGGTGAGATTTTTTGCAGGATGTGGTATTGTTGAGGACTCAAACCCTCAAAAAGAATGGGATGAAACCAATCTCAAGTTCATCCCCATGCTAACTGCGTTGGAACATGCAAGAAAATGA
- a CDS encoding DUF4290 domain-containing protein yields MFIHQQKPKDFDCGYNLDLMIAALPRIEDTEERVTYAKRVVGLIKQSHPTWVDDNGKSEAAWNHFFKLAEYEPTEHGIYNPYATGEDDDAQ; encoded by the coding sequence ATGTTTATACACCAACAAAAACCCAAAGACTTTGACTGCGGCTACAATTTAGATTTAATGATTGCTGCCCTTCCCCGAATAGAAGACACCGAAGAGCGCGTTACCTATGCCAAGCGTGTAGTTGGGCTCATTAAGCAAAGTCACCCAACCTGGGTTGATGATAACGGAAAAAGCGAAGCCGCCTGGAATCATTTCTTTAAGCTTGCCGAGTATGAGCCCACCGAGCACGGGATCTATAATCCCTACGCTACCGGCGAAGATGATGATGCCCAATAA
- a CDS encoding pyridoxal-phosphate dependent enzyme: MYHNSILEAVGNTPLIKLNHVNGNSEGTLLAKVEYFNPGHSIKDRIAIKMIDDAEEKGLLKPGGTIIEGTSGNTGMGLALVAVTRGYKCIFTTTDKQSKSKVDLLRALGAEVIVCPTNVEADHPDSYYSVAKRLSEEIENSYYPNQYDNKSNFAAHYETTGPEIWEQTEGKITHYVAGMGTGGTISGTGKFLKEKNPDIKVIGIDSVGSVYKKYFETGEFDKNEIKPYMTEGIGEDIIPGTIDFDYVDDVLQVNDKDSALVTRRLAREEGLLIGWSCGAAVKGALDYIEEHPLGKDDVMVIIMPDSGTRYIGKVYNDEWMKEQGFLNEDE, from the coding sequence ATGTATCACAATTCCATACTGGAAGCGGTTGGCAACACCCCGCTTATCAAGCTGAACCATGTAAACGGAAATTCAGAAGGCACACTGTTAGCTAAAGTAGAATATTTCAATCCGGGACATAGCATTAAGGATCGTATTGCGATCAAAATGATTGATGATGCGGAAGAAAAAGGTTTGCTTAAACCGGGTGGGACCATTATTGAAGGCACTTCAGGAAATACAGGGATGGGACTGGCCCTGGTAGCCGTTACCCGGGGTTATAAATGCATATTTACTACCACCGACAAGCAAAGTAAATCGAAAGTGGATTTACTCAGGGCTTTGGGGGCTGAAGTGATTGTTTGTCCCACAAACGTGGAAGCCGATCACCCCGACAGTTACTACTCTGTTGCTAAACGACTCAGTGAGGAGATCGAGAATTCATACTATCCCAACCAGTATGATAACAAGAGTAATTTTGCTGCTCACTATGAAACAACCGGACCGGAAATTTGGGAGCAGACGGAAGGCAAAATCACCCACTATGTAGCCGGGATGGGTACGGGCGGTACGATTTCAGGAACAGGGAAATTCCTGAAAGAGAAAAATCCGGATATCAAGGTAATTGGTATCGACAGTGTGGGTTCGGTGTACAAGAAATACTTCGAAACCGGTGAGTTTGATAAGAATGAAATCAAGCCCTACATGACCGAGGGAATCGGGGAAGATATCATTCCCGGGACCATCGATTTTGATTATGTGGACGACGTGCTTCAGGTTAATGATAAAGACTCAGCATTGGTAACCCGCCGCCTTGCCCGCGAAGAGGGACTGTTGATTGGCTGGTCTTGTGGCGCAGCCGTAAAAGGTGCGCTGGACTATATTGAAGAACATCCATTGGGCAAGGATGATGTTATGGTCATCATTATGCCCGACAGCGGTACCCGTTATATTGGTAAGGTGTATAATGACGAATGGATGAAAGAGCAGGGTTTTCTGAACGAAGACGAATAA
- a CDS encoding DUF3467 domain-containing protein: MAKKDQTMNPGKMEIELKEEEATGTYSNLVMITHSPSEFILDFIAVMPGVPKARVVKRMILTPDHAKRLANALNDNVARYEQEHGAISSNEKVDMHMYRGPQPEA; the protein is encoded by the coding sequence ATGGCTAAGAAAGATCAGACGATGAATCCCGGTAAAATGGAAATTGAATTGAAGGAAGAGGAGGCCACGGGTACGTATTCGAACCTGGTGATGATTACGCATTCACCTTCCGAGTTTATCCTGGATTTTATCGCGGTGATGCCCGGAGTTCCTAAAGCCCGGGTTGTGAAGCGAATGATCCTGACTCCGGATCACGCCAAACGACTGGCCAATGCCCTTAACGACAATGTTGCTCGCTACGAGCAGGAGCATGGCGCCATCAGTTCCAATGAGAAAGTGGATATGCATATGTACCGGGGGCCGCAGCCGGAAGCGTAG